One window of the Streptomyces asoensis genome contains the following:
- a CDS encoding TetR/AcrR family transcriptional regulator, translating to MAGRLRAPTGRYGGKSAEQRQVERRGRFLEAALRLFGDVPGYRGTTVAALSEAAGLSTRQFYEEFRTLEDVLAALHLQVNDWAEEAVLAAFAAAQDTPLVERVTAIFRAYAADVTSDPRRIRITFVEIVGVSPRLEEQRLARRARWVDLICAEASAAAARGEAAPRDYRLAATAFIGSVNGLLHDWSAGWVDATLDEVVDELVRQLLGILRPSGWVRQPS from the coding sequence GTGGCGGGCAGGCTCAGGGCGCCGACCGGCCGGTACGGCGGCAAGTCCGCCGAGCAGCGGCAGGTCGAGCGACGCGGGAGATTCCTGGAGGCGGCGCTGCGGTTGTTCGGGGACGTCCCCGGCTACCGCGGCACCACGGTCGCGGCGCTCAGCGAGGCCGCCGGCCTGTCGACCCGCCAGTTCTATGAGGAGTTCCGCACCCTCGAGGACGTCCTGGCGGCGCTGCACCTCCAGGTCAACGACTGGGCCGAGGAGGCGGTCCTGGCCGCCTTCGCCGCCGCCCAGGACACACCGCTCGTCGAGCGGGTCACCGCGATCTTCCGCGCCTACGCGGCCGACGTGACCTCCGACCCGCGCCGCATCCGGATCACCTTCGTGGAGATCGTCGGGGTCAGCCCCCGGCTGGAGGAACAGCGACTGGCCCGCCGCGCCCGCTGGGTCGACCTCATCTGCGCCGAGGCGTCGGCGGCCGCCGCCCGCGGCGAGGCGGCCCCCCGCGACTACCGCCTCGCGGCGACGGCCTTCATCGGCAGTGTCAACGGCCTTCTCCACGACTGGAGCGCCGGGTGGGTGGACGCGACCCTGGACGAGGTGGTCGACGAACTCGTGCGCCAACTGCTGGGCATCCTGCGGCCGTCGGGGTGGGTGCGGCAGCCATCCTGA
- a CDS encoding YncE family protein: protein MPAFSSRHLCSVAAALVLTVTAPATAATAATAVSDASTAAALREVLFVGNNWEGTADVIRSSGDFAKVGRINVIPDKSARMAEINADPIKWIYFQAIRNGVGEGHDQFVDDMYTTPDGTSVVVSRPSFADVVSIDLATGNINWRFPVSGYRSDHMAVSPDGTRVAVSASISNTVHVLNITTGRQLGSFKTGDKPHENIFTKDGKYIYNMSIGDVNTSQDAPWQDFTKGDRRITVVDATTFQQVRVIDMRQQLDAIGLTDYSDAVRPAVFSPDESKLYFQVSFFNGFFEYDLATDRITRTKTLPKNPATSDDRTTFVNDSRHHGISMSPDGGKLCVAGTMDDYATVVDRATLQEGPLVSASKPYWATVSGDGRSCVISESGADQVTAIDFATGQKVVSVPVGDHPQRVRIGHVAADWSGTGAG, encoded by the coding sequence ATGCCTGCCTTCAGTTCCAGGCACCTTTGCTCCGTAGCAGCCGCCCTCGTCCTGACCGTCACCGCCCCCGCCACCGCCGCCACCGCCGCCACCGCCGTCTCCGACGCCTCGACCGCCGCCGCACTGCGCGAGGTGCTCTTCGTCGGCAACAACTGGGAGGGCACCGCGGACGTCATCAGGTCCAGCGGCGACTTCGCCAAGGTCGGCCGGATCAACGTGATCCCCGACAAGAGCGCCCGGATGGCGGAGATCAACGCCGACCCGATCAAGTGGATCTACTTCCAGGCCATCCGCAACGGTGTCGGCGAGGGTCACGACCAGTTCGTCGACGACATGTACACCACGCCGGACGGCACCTCGGTGGTCGTCTCCCGGCCCAGCTTCGCCGATGTCGTCTCCATCGACCTGGCCACCGGGAACATCAACTGGCGCTTCCCGGTGTCCGGTTACCGCTCCGACCACATGGCCGTCTCGCCCGACGGCACCCGGGTCGCGGTCTCCGCGTCGATCTCGAACACCGTGCACGTCCTCAACATCACCACCGGCCGGCAGCTGGGCTCGTTCAAGACCGGCGACAAGCCGCACGAGAACATCTTCACCAAGGACGGCAAGTACATCTACAACATGTCGATCGGCGACGTGAACACCTCGCAGGACGCCCCGTGGCAGGACTTCACGAAGGGCGACCGGCGCATCACCGTCGTCGACGCGACCACGTTCCAGCAGGTCAGGGTCATCGACATGCGGCAGCAGCTGGACGCGATCGGCCTCACGGACTACTCGGACGCGGTGCGTCCGGCGGTCTTCTCACCGGACGAGTCCAAGCTGTACTTCCAGGTCTCGTTCTTCAACGGCTTCTTCGAGTACGACCTCGCCACGGACCGCATCACCCGGACGAAGACCCTGCCGAAGAACCCGGCGACCAGCGACGACCGCACCACGTTCGTCAACGACTCGCGCCACCACGGCATCTCGATGAGCCCCGACGGCGGCAAGCTGTGCGTGGCGGGCACGATGGACGACTACGCGACGGTCGTCGACCGCGCCACCCTCCAGGAGGGCCCGCTGGTCTCCGCCTCCAAGCCCTACTGGGCCACGGTCAGCGGTGACGGCCGGAGCTGTGTCATCTCCGAGAGCGGCGCCGACCAGGTGACGGCGATCGACTTCGCCACCGGGCAGAAGGTCGTGTCGGTGCCGGTGGGCGACCATCCGCAGCGGGTCCGGATCGGCCATGTCGCGGCGGACTGGAGCGGAACAGGCGCCGGCTGA
- a CDS encoding P-loop NTPase fold protein, with protein MGAAAILNGIGDDGGLGELQDDEDRELPAPGLDDEGERAAYARALERSLTKAPGSADEPSTVSSAQVAIRLDRRPGAFRQDVMRAMRLRENVARVRRAPLYQQALLRYEDARDRLDEAEDRITPLLPRLTRDVPLAVAALSLTAPVVLWATGSGWWPAGLGVALTALGGALWRPESRGRVRAFVILVFALTSRAVRVRAVRNRTAELTHVAARDVMPPVVQNVVSELLGEDPDCLLVATEYEGIRDHRDQRYVVDNQAMAEIRQKLDALVDGTIAVCGPRGSGKSTLLATCGDTHDLKVSVQAPASYAPLEFLTSLFVVLCETYLTDHGYGFPEFRRLSPLRTGLRRLGAAVRALARSLLVGLLALGLFLVGVFAATRDFVEHHSGALARAGDDTAERLRDGLVAVLEGRRPWQALSAVVLGFLVWKYVRRWRFSGFTSVVRQVLLAPVGRLLMVLGLVTVWSPRPLIAWFEDWRHDEPAVYYPTMAVVGVLAAIAVWLVVTPFWEYVRGTTARVAALVFVLGFAEVFVDDRMRHAAFGWDLSQRVALISLGAIMIRASRWRRGKREPTLARRCRDHLYRLQTVQSVTYGASGAPAGGLLSLGSTYGTSFTASPLTLPELVQQLRRTLAEAAAELRPQRRRLVVTIDEIDRLGSTAKALEFLGEIKAILGVTGVHFLISVSEDVGAAFVRRGLPGRDVADSTFDDVVHVRPCSLEESKRILGQRAAGVSEPFVALAHALSGGVPRDLIRYSREMVSLRESRGEVELRNIAAWLVTRAMRETVDAFRAGVKEGALPTRSTDVVFGATRRLAEFLHADCLCELDRMRGHIGRFARWADGPGGVELRADLPADALERLEEAAAYAYFCVTLLDVFAAPGFERRRTQAHVHRPDGSLERLAVVRGELSLSPHSARRLLDDTRAAWGLPHVPAPDLPEIVETARRSCPHYAD; from the coding sequence GTGGGTGCGGCAGCCATCCTGAACGGCATCGGGGACGACGGGGGGCTGGGCGAGTTGCAGGACGACGAGGACCGGGAACTGCCGGCGCCCGGTCTGGACGACGAGGGGGAGCGGGCGGCCTACGCACGGGCTCTGGAGAGGAGCCTGACGAAGGCTCCCGGCTCGGCCGACGAACCCTCGACTGTCTCAAGCGCTCAGGTGGCGATCCGTCTGGACCGGCGCCCCGGGGCGTTCCGGCAGGACGTCATGAGGGCGATGAGGCTGCGGGAGAACGTCGCCCGAGTGCGGCGCGCGCCGCTGTACCAGCAGGCACTGCTGCGCTACGAGGACGCGCGCGACAGGCTGGACGAGGCCGAGGACCGCATCACGCCGCTGCTGCCCCGCCTGACCCGGGACGTGCCGTTGGCCGTGGCCGCCCTGTCCTTGACGGCCCCGGTCGTTCTCTGGGCGACCGGGAGCGGCTGGTGGCCCGCCGGGCTCGGCGTCGCACTGACCGCCCTCGGCGGGGCCCTGTGGCGACCGGAGTCACGCGGTCGGGTACGGGCTTTCGTCATCCTGGTCTTCGCGCTGACGTCGAGGGCCGTGCGGGTGCGGGCGGTACGGAACCGGACCGCCGAACTCACACATGTCGCCGCGCGGGACGTCATGCCCCCGGTGGTGCAGAACGTGGTCTCGGAACTCCTCGGTGAGGATCCCGACTGTCTGCTTGTCGCCACGGAGTACGAGGGCATCAGAGACCACCGTGACCAACGGTATGTGGTCGACAACCAGGCCATGGCGGAGATCCGTCAGAAGCTCGACGCCCTGGTCGACGGGACCATCGCCGTGTGCGGACCACGCGGCTCCGGGAAGTCGACCCTGCTCGCCACGTGCGGCGACACGCACGACCTGAAGGTCTCCGTACAGGCGCCCGCCTCCTACGCGCCTCTGGAGTTCCTCACCTCGCTCTTCGTCGTCCTGTGCGAGACCTACCTGACGGACCACGGGTACGGCTTTCCCGAGTTCCGCCGCCTCAGCCCGCTGCGCACCGGGCTGCGCAGGCTCGGCGCGGCGGTACGGGCGCTCGCTCGAAGCCTCCTCGTCGGCCTGCTGGCACTCGGGCTGTTCCTGGTGGGTGTCTTCGCCGCTACGCGCGACTTCGTCGAGCACCACTCCGGAGCGCTCGCGCGAGCCGGCGACGACACGGCGGAACGGCTGCGGGACGGCCTGGTGGCCGTCCTGGAGGGCAGGCGGCCGTGGCAGGCGCTGTCTGCCGTCGTCCTCGGCTTTCTGGTCTGGAAGTACGTCAGGAGGTGGCGGTTCAGCGGCTTCACCAGCGTCGTGCGCCAGGTCCTTCTCGCGCCGGTCGGCCGGTTGCTGATGGTGCTGGGGCTGGTGACCGTGTGGTCGCCGAGGCCGCTGATCGCCTGGTTCGAGGACTGGCGCCACGACGAACCGGCCGTCTACTACCCCACGATGGCGGTCGTCGGGGTGCTCGCCGCCATCGCCGTCTGGCTGGTGGTCACGCCCTTCTGGGAATACGTGCGCGGGACCACCGCGCGGGTCGCGGCCCTGGTCTTCGTCCTCGGGTTCGCAGAGGTGTTCGTCGACGACCGGATGCGGCACGCGGCCTTCGGATGGGATCTGTCGCAACGAGTGGCCCTGATCTCCCTGGGCGCCATCATGATCAGGGCGTCCCGGTGGAGGCGCGGAAAGCGGGAGCCGACCCTGGCCAGACGGTGCCGGGACCACCTCTACCGGCTCCAGACGGTCCAGAGCGTGACATACGGCGCGAGCGGGGCCCCGGCAGGTGGGCTGCTCAGCCTGGGGTCCACCTACGGCACCTCGTTCACCGCGTCCCCCCTCACCCTGCCCGAGCTCGTCCAGCAGCTGAGGCGCACCCTGGCCGAAGCAGCCGCGGAACTGCGGCCGCAGCGACGGCGCCTGGTGGTCACCATCGACGAGATCGACCGTCTCGGATCCACCGCCAAGGCACTGGAGTTCCTCGGGGAGATCAAGGCCATCCTGGGTGTCACCGGCGTGCACTTCCTGATCTCGGTGTCGGAGGACGTCGGGGCGGCGTTCGTCCGGCGGGGACTGCCCGGACGAGATGTCGCGGACAGCACGTTCGACGACGTCGTCCATGTGCGGCCGTGCTCGTTGGAGGAGTCGAAGCGCATCCTGGGCCAGCGTGCCGCCGGTGTCTCGGAGCCGTTCGTGGCGCTCGCCCACGCCCTGTCCGGCGGTGTGCCGCGGGACCTGATCCGGTACTCCCGCGAGATGGTGTCACTGCGCGAGAGCAGGGGGGAGGTCGAATTGCGGAACATCGCCGCCTGGCTCGTCACCCGTGCGATGCGGGAGACGGTCGACGCCTTCAGGGCCGGGGTGAAGGAGGGCGCCCTCCCCACCCGGAGTACGGACGTGGTCTTCGGGGCGACCAGACGGCTGGCGGAATTCCTGCACGCCGACTGCCTGTGCGAACTCGACAGAATGCGAGGGCACATCGGCCGGTTCGCGCGGTGGGCGGACGGTCCCGGCGGTGTCGAACTGCGGGCAGACCTGCCCGCCGACGCCCTGGAGCGTCTGGAGGAGGCCGCCGCCTACGCCTACTTCTGCGTCACCCTCCTCGATGTGTTCGCGGCGCCGGGGTTCGAGCGCCGCCGTACGCAGGCGCACGTGCACAGACCGGACGGAAGCCTCGAGCGGCTGGCGGTCGTGCGGGGGGAACTTTCTCTCTCGCCGCACAGCGCCCGTCGGCTCCTCGACGACACCAGGGCGGCCTGGGGGCTGCCGCACGTGCCTGCTCCCGACCTGCCGGAGATCGTCGAGACCGCGCGCAGGTCCTGCCCGCACTACGCCGACTGA
- a CDS encoding cellulase family glycosylhydrolase translates to MPNIRARLLAVLVVLCGLCGFLTVAGSPTAGAATLPDSLSFDGTALTVSGGRFLDANGREVVLRGYNVSGETKLAENKGLPFASVADAQKSATALRALGGGNSVRFLLSWAYAEPAKGQVDTTYLAAATAQMRAFLDAGIRVYPDFHQDLYSRYLFNSGSWYTGDGAPAWAVALGGYPAESCGICFLWGQNITQNGAVKAAQYDFWHNNHGLQDYFLATAQKTMAYIRTNLTTEEFAGVLGFDPYNEPYAGTYDSGQASRTWERDLLWPFYVKFRARMDAAGWTDKPAFVEPNLFWNGNVSKEEGGLLDAGTLGSRYVFNTHFYDQKAISGVLMWGNAEDGQYVTDFGNVRDRASAAGTTAIVSEFGHPLNGTTAGKAPTVLKAMYQALDSRVKGANWWTTPATSGPVLSGSQWQWDIYNGRHHELMNGNADKVLTTGDAWNDEDLSAVRLDDSGTATLRQDARLLDRIYPSATSGTTVAFTYEDRSRDGSTTLTWNPVPSSLPNTKQLVGSGQYGLLVWRSNGGTAPTDLHLPASFPTATTTVVSDLGTVYAPPAYTTTTKIAAAAEPGGTGSRRLLLSAPDSGTVHYALVTNGATAPSATLLAAARTELSAWVTQKVG, encoded by the coding sequence ATGCCGAATATCCGGGCACGTCTGCTCGCTGTTCTGGTGGTCCTCTGCGGACTCTGTGGCTTCCTGACGGTGGCGGGCTCCCCGACCGCCGGCGCGGCCACGCTCCCCGACTCCCTCTCCTTCGACGGCACGGCGCTCACCGTGTCGGGCGGCCGCTTCCTCGACGCCAACGGCCGCGAGGTCGTACTGCGCGGCTACAACGTCTCCGGCGAGACCAAGCTCGCGGAGAACAAGGGCCTGCCCTTCGCCTCCGTCGCCGACGCCCAGAAGTCCGCGACGGCCCTGCGCGCCCTCGGCGGCGGCAACTCCGTCCGCTTCCTGCTCTCCTGGGCCTACGCCGAACCGGCGAAGGGCCAGGTCGACACCACCTACCTGGCCGCCGCCACCGCACAGATGCGCGCCTTCCTGGACGCGGGCATCCGGGTCTACCCCGACTTCCACCAGGACCTCTACTCCCGCTACCTGTTCAACTCGGGCAGCTGGTACACCGGCGACGGCGCCCCCGCGTGGGCGGTGGCACTCGGCGGCTACCCCGCCGAGTCCTGCGGCATCTGCTTCCTCTGGGGCCAGAACATCACCCAGAACGGCGCGGTGAAGGCCGCCCAGTACGACTTCTGGCACAACAACCACGGCCTCCAGGACTACTTCCTGGCCACCGCCCAGAAGACCATGGCGTACATCAGGACGAACCTCACCACCGAGGAGTTCGCCGGCGTCCTGGGCTTCGACCCCTACAACGAGCCCTACGCCGGCACCTACGACTCCGGCCAGGCCAGCCGCACCTGGGAACGTGACCTGCTGTGGCCCTTCTACGTGAAGTTCCGGGCCCGGATGGACGCGGCCGGCTGGACCGACAAGCCCGCCTTCGTCGAGCCGAACCTCTTCTGGAACGGCAACGTCAGCAAGGAGGAGGGCGGCCTCCTCGACGCGGGCACGCTCGGCTCCCGCTACGTCTTCAACACCCACTTCTACGACCAGAAGGCCATCTCCGGCGTCCTGATGTGGGGCAACGCGGAGGACGGCCAGTACGTGACCGACTTCGGCAACGTCCGCGACCGCGCGTCGGCGGCCGGGACGACGGCGATCGTCAGCGAGTTCGGCCACCCCCTGAACGGCACGACCGCCGGCAAGGCGCCGACCGTCCTGAAGGCGATGTACCAGGCCCTCGACTCCCGCGTGAAGGGCGCCAATTGGTGGACCACCCCGGCGACCTCGGGTCCGGTCCTGTCCGGTTCGCAGTGGCAGTGGGACATCTACAACGGCCGCCACCACGAGCTGATGAACGGCAACGCCGACAAGGTGCTCACGACCGGCGACGCCTGGAACGACGAGGACCTCTCCGCCGTACGCCTGGACGACAGCGGCACGGCGACCCTCCGTCAGGACGCCCGGCTGCTCGACCGGATCTACCCGAGCGCCACCTCCGGCACGACCGTCGCCTTCACCTATGAGGACCGCTCCCGCGACGGCTCCACCACCCTCACCTGGAATCCGGTCCCCAGCTCCCTGCCCAACACGAAACAGCTCGTCGGCTCCGGCCAGTACGGACTGCTGGTGTGGCGCTCGAACGGCGGCACGGCACCCACCGATCTGCATCTGCCGGCCTCCTTCCCGACCGCCACGACGACCGTCGTCTCCGACCTCGGCACGGTGTACGCCCCGCCCGCGTACACGACGACCACGAAGATCGCCGCGGCCGCCGAACCGGGCGGCACGGGCAGCCGGCGCCTGCTGCTCAGCGCGCCGGACTCGGGCACCGTGCACTACGCACTGGTCACCAACGGGGCGACCGCGCCGTCCGCGACCCTGCTGGCCGCCGCCCGCACGGAGCTGTCGGCGTGGGTGACCCAGAAGGTGGGGTAG
- a CDS encoding glycosyltransferase family 2 protein, which produces MPVKVSVIVPVYNPGPYIEDCLASLLRQSLPPDEYEVIFVDDGSTDATPARLDAAAAEDPRIRVVHQENSGWAGKPRNVGIDVSRGEYVMFVDNDDRLGDEALERMYAYGVVNDADVVVGKMAGKGRSVPVELFRTNRPHATVENAPLIDSLTPHKMVRRAFLDRTGLRFPEGRRRLEDHVFVTEAFLRADNVSVLSDYVCYYHVRRDDAANAGFQRFDPVGYFKNLREALDVVERYTEPGPLRDKLFRRWLRVEMVERLRGKRFLGLPEDYRRELFEEIHGVVVERFGPGVAAPLQPTQRVVAALAADGRYDDVVAFAEWEAGVALAVDPEDVTWQGGVLRIAFAAELTHDGGPMTFPSAGGSPQWPPRDVAEAVRWLGTDIVGRFDRTVPDLLLRERASSAQYFQPVDVVRETVPAGDGSQVRLVLRATATIDPATALSGGPAGEGLWDVYVRIGLGGWTKELRLGPAPRHGRPVPPAGVVAGRVVLPYWTERYASLALDVGHAGKRLGLGRVAAGDVAVTEDRLQVVLPLHVPEAAAVLLRLTGAKSGASREVFGTLSPGGRLAAVLPVGDLLGRTWLTTVCLTPDADGARFHPLPFALHVASDGVLVVPAPQPAGVRRLARRVRRALYRALQSITPRRK; this is translated from the coding sequence ATGCCGGTCAAGGTCAGCGTCATCGTCCCCGTCTACAACCCCGGTCCCTACATCGAGGACTGTCTCGCCTCGCTGCTGAGGCAGTCGCTCCCGCCGGACGAGTACGAGGTGATCTTCGTCGACGACGGGTCCACCGACGCCACCCCCGCCCGCCTCGACGCGGCCGCCGCCGAGGACCCCCGGATCCGGGTCGTCCACCAGGAGAACTCCGGCTGGGCGGGCAAGCCCCGCAATGTCGGCATCGACGTCTCCCGGGGCGAGTACGTCATGTTCGTCGACAACGACGACCGCCTCGGCGACGAGGCCCTGGAGCGGATGTACGCCTACGGGGTGGTGAACGACGCCGATGTCGTCGTGGGCAAGATGGCCGGCAAGGGACGCTCGGTGCCGGTCGAGCTGTTCCGCACCAACCGCCCGCACGCCACCGTCGAGAACGCGCCGCTGATCGACAGTCTCACCCCGCACAAGATGGTCCGCCGAGCCTTCCTGGACCGCACCGGCCTGCGCTTTCCCGAGGGGCGGCGGCGCCTGGAGGACCATGTCTTCGTCACCGAGGCCTTTCTGCGCGCGGACAACGTCTCGGTGCTCAGCGACTACGTCTGCTACTACCACGTCCGACGCGACGACGCCGCGAACGCGGGCTTCCAGCGCTTCGACCCGGTGGGGTACTTCAAGAACCTCCGGGAGGCCCTCGACGTCGTCGAGCGGTACACCGAGCCGGGTCCGCTGCGCGACAAGCTGTTCCGGCGGTGGCTGCGCGTGGAGATGGTCGAGCGGCTGCGCGGCAAACGCTTCCTGGGCCTGCCCGAGGACTACCGCAGGGAGCTGTTCGAGGAGATCCACGGGGTCGTCGTCGAGCGGTTCGGGCCGGGTGTGGCGGCGCCGCTCCAGCCCACCCAGCGGGTCGTCGCCGCGCTGGCCGCCGACGGACGGTACGACGACGTCGTCGCGTTCGCGGAGTGGGAGGCGGGCGTCGCGCTCGCCGTCGACCCGGAGGACGTCACCTGGCAGGGCGGCGTGCTGCGGATCGCCTTCGCCGCCGAGCTGACGCACGACGGCGGGCCGATGACCTTCCCGTCCGCCGGGGGTTCCCCGCAGTGGCCGCCGCGGGACGTCGCCGAGGCGGTCCGGTGGCTGGGCACGGACATTGTGGGCCGGTTCGACCGGACCGTGCCCGACCTGCTGCTGCGGGAGCGGGCCAGCTCGGCGCAGTACTTCCAGCCGGTGGACGTGGTCCGGGAGACGGTCCCGGCCGGTGACGGCAGCCAGGTGCGGCTCGTCCTGCGGGCGACCGCCACCATCGATCCCGCCACCGCGCTGAGCGGCGGGCCGGCGGGCGAGGGGCTGTGGGACGTGTACGTGCGCATCGGTCTGGGCGGCTGGACGAAGGAGCTGCGGCTGGGCCCGGCGCCCCGCCACGGCCGTCCCGTCCCGCCCGCCGGAGTCGTCGCGGGGCGCGTGGTGCTGCCGTACTGGACCGAGCGGTACGCGAGCCTCGCGCTGGACGTCGGCCACGCGGGCAAGCGGCTGGGCCTGGGCCGCGTGGCGGCCGGGGACGTCGCCGTCACGGAGGACCGGCTCCAGGTGGTCCTGCCGCTGCACGTGCCCGAGGCCGCCGCCGTGCTGCTGCGGCTGACGGGGGCGAAGTCCGGCGCCTCCCGCGAGGTCTTCGGGACGCTCTCGCCGGGCGGCCGGCTGGCGGCCGTCCTGCCGGTCGGTGATCTGCTGGGCAGGACCTGGCTGACGACGGTGTGCCTCACCCCGGACGCGGACGGGGCGCGCTTCCACCCGCTGCCCTTCGCCCTGCACGTCGCGTCGGACGGCGTCCTCGTGGTGCCGGCGCCCCAGCCCGCAGGTGTGCGACGACTGGCCCGCAGGGTGCGACGGGCGCTGTACCGGGCACTCCAGAGCATCACACCCCGGAGGAAGTGA
- a CDS encoding metallophosphoesterase family protein: MRLLMMSDTHLPKRAKALPAPLLDELPRADVVIHAGDWVDTDTLDLLESRSRRVVGVYGNNDGPDLRARLPEVAFAELGGLRFGVVHETGPAQGREARCAARFPDLDVLVFGHSHIPWDTTAPGGPRLLNPGSPTDRRRQPHCTYLTATAADGRLTDLVLHRLPPRR; encoded by the coding sequence GTGCGCCTGCTGATGATGTCCGACACCCACCTCCCCAAGCGCGCCAAGGCGCTGCCCGCCCCGCTGCTCGACGAGCTCCCGCGCGCGGACGTGGTGATCCACGCCGGGGACTGGGTCGACACGGACACCCTCGACCTGCTGGAGAGCCGCAGCCGCCGGGTCGTCGGCGTGTACGGCAACAACGACGGGCCCGACCTGCGCGCCCGGCTGCCCGAGGTCGCCTTCGCCGAACTGGGCGGACTGCGCTTCGGGGTCGTCCACGAGACGGGCCCCGCCCAGGGCCGGGAGGCCCGCTGCGCCGCCCGCTTCCCCGACCTGGACGTCCTGGTCTTCGGCCACAGCCACATCCCCTGGGACACCACCGCCCCCGGCGGACCGCGTCTGCTCAACCCGGGTTCCCCGACCGACCGACGGCGTCAGCCGCACTGCACCTACCTGACCGCCACCGCGGCCGACGGCCGGCTCACCGATCTCGTCCTGCACCGGCTGCCACCGCGCCGGTGA
- a CDS encoding XdhC family protein, translated as MREILPVLNRWYAAGAPFGLATVVAVSRSAPRDPGAAMAVGPDDEVVGSVSGGCVEGAVFELAREVAADGAARLETFGYSDEDAFAVGLTCGGEITLLVRPVTPGLDPSFGAVAESVAAGEPVTVATVTDGPAPRGATLAVWPDRTSGTLGTEGLDAAVTADARGELALGVTGVRHYGPRGQRREDAVAVFLHSFAPPPRMLVFGAIDYAAAVARVGDFLGYRVTVCDARPVFATPKRFPPGVEVVVEWPHRYLRGTDTDGRTAICVLTHDPKFDVPLLEVALRRPAAYIGAMGSRRTHDERRARLVEAGLTDAELARLRSPVGLDLGARTPEEVAVSVAAEIVALRWGGSGTPLTATAGAIHRAK; from the coding sequence GTGCGCGAGATTCTCCCGGTGCTGAACAGGTGGTACGCGGCCGGTGCGCCGTTCGGGCTCGCCACCGTGGTCGCCGTCAGCCGCAGCGCGCCGCGCGATCCGGGCGCGGCGATGGCGGTGGGACCGGACGACGAGGTCGTGGGCAGCGTGTCCGGGGGCTGTGTGGAGGGCGCGGTGTTCGAGCTGGCCCGGGAGGTCGCGGCCGACGGGGCGGCCCGGCTGGAGACCTTCGGCTACAGCGACGAGGACGCCTTCGCCGTGGGGCTGACCTGCGGCGGCGAGATCACGCTGCTCGTCCGTCCGGTCACGCCCGGCCTCGACCCGTCGTTCGGCGCCGTCGCGGAGTCGGTCGCCGCGGGCGAGCCGGTGACGGTGGCCACGGTGACCGACGGTCCCGCGCCCCGCGGGGCCACTCTCGCCGTCTGGCCGGACCGGACCTCCGGCACGCTGGGCACGGAGGGTCTGGACGCGGCTGTCACGGCCGACGCGCGCGGCGAGCTCGCCCTCGGCGTCACCGGCGTCCGGCACTACGGGCCGCGCGGCCAGCGGCGGGAGGACGCCGTCGCGGTGTTCCTGCACTCCTTCGCGCCGCCACCGCGCATGCTGGTGTTCGGCGCGATCGACTACGCGGCCGCCGTGGCCCGGGTCGGCGACTTCCTGGGCTACCGGGTCACGGTGTGCGACGCCCGGCCGGTCTTCGCCACCCCGAAGCGTTTCCCGCCGGGCGTCGAGGTGGTCGTGGAGTGGCCGCACCGGTATCTGCGCGGCACGGACACCGACGGCCGCACGGCGATCTGCGTGCTGACCCACGACCCGAAGTTCGACGTGCCACTGCTGGAGGTGGCGCTGCGCCGGCCGGCCGCGTACATCGGGGCGATGGGCAGCCGCCGTACCCACGACGAACGCCGGGCGCGACTCGTCGAGGCCGGCCTCACGGACGCCGAGCTGGCCCGGCTGCGCTCACCGGTCGGGCTGGACCTGGGGGCCCGTACGCCCGAGGAGGTCGCGGTGTCGGTGGCCGCCGAGATCGTCGCGCTGCGCTGGGGTGGCAGCGGGACTCCGCTGACCGCGACGGCCGGGGCGATCCACCGCGCGAAGTGA